In the genome of Bradysia coprophila strain Holo2 unplaced genomic scaffold, BU_Bcop_v1 contig_232, whole genome shotgun sequence, one region contains:
- the LOC119076954 gene encoding phosphatidyl-N-methylethanolamine N-methyltransferase-like encodes MDIIDTLDNYINFQQPTLYYAMANIMFNPIFWNVAARVEYRSHALTKLAGNNALRACAAFAATIFSLGILRDYLYVQAIELQPILPLLESNVFKAIAIVLFLSGNVLVLSSMWALGVTGTYLGDYFGILKDSRVTGFPFNICENPMYTGCTFSFLGTALWYASPSGLLLTLVVHVVYRVALRFEGPFTAMIYATKDE; translated from the exons ATGGATATTATAGACACTTTAGACAATTACATTAATTTCCAACAGCCAACATTGTACTATGCAATGGCTAATATTATGTTCAATCCAATATTTTGGAATGTTGCTGCAAGAGTAG AATACCGTAGTCATGCTTTAACGAAACTTGCTGGCAACAATGCTCTAAGAGCATGTGCCGCTTTTGCTGCAACGATTTTCTCACTTGGCATTTTACGGGACTATTTATACGTTCAGGCGATTGAGCTTCAACCAATCCTACCTCTTCTCGAATCGAATGTGTTCAAAGCGATTGCCATTGTATTATTTTTGAGTGGTAACGTTTTAGTATTGTCATCGATGTGGGCGCTAGGCGTCACTGGAACGTACTTAG GTGATTATTTTGGCATTTTAAAAGATTCGCGAGTTACCGGCTTTCCTTTCAACATCTGTGAAAATCCAATGTACACCGGTtgtacattttcgtttttgggTACAGCACTATG GTACGCTAGTCCCAGTGGTTTACTATTAACTCTGGTGGTTCATGTCGTTTATCGTGTTGCATTACGTTTCGAAGG TCCCTTCACCGCAATGATATACGCCACCAAGGACGAATAG